GTGTCGTCGGAGGGAAAAAGGGTGATTGTGCAGGGATCTCTGACTAGAGGAGGAAGACTGCCGAGTTAGTTTGCGAACACGGGCACCTAGCTGTTTATTGTTGTGAGTCGCTGTCATTGGACCGCTTTTCTTCATTTTAGATGTTGGATGTTCATGCTCGCTGAGCTAACCTCCCTATCAAGACGGGATCTTGCTGTCGGCAAAGCTATCATTGCATTTTGGGTTAAAGACCAACGAACACCAGGCCAAAGGTAGATAAGAGCTCAGTTTCACCAATCGGCCGCGAATTTGATCAGACAATCCAGCCTAGATGAAGAAGCGTGAGCACTGGCATTTTCCTCTCCTATCTTCCACTACCATTCGATTTGTCCTTCCGATCTTATCAGCTCTCCTCCTTTGCATTTAAGCCCAAGCGCCAGTCACGTCAAGACTCGTCTTCGGCGAGATATTGATGGGAACCCCTTGCCTTTGTCCTGAGTCTTGCAAAGTTAATTGATACTGTGGTTGATATCATTACCCTTAAATTCCTATCGGAATTCCTATCTGACCGGATCATCTTTGCTATGTATCTCGGAATCCACCTGCATCAGTCGAAGATTATACCTGTCGAGATTTCCCACAACTTTACCGAAGGACGGGATGAGAAATGTTTCGAGATAAGTGCTATATTGTCAGTATGTAAAGCTCTCCCACCAGCTCATATATCCAAACCCATCGCATTCTACTTCGATATCACTCCATCGTTTCTTTTTACAAGTCTGGGAAAACGCTCGGCCGTTAAACAATGCCCACCCCCACTTCTGCCTCCCAACTTACAGCCATCATCGGCTTCTCCCTCCCCGGCTCTCGTCTTGACCACGATGAGTCCATCTACCTCACATATGATCCCTCCCGATCAAGGCCCAACGAATTTATCCGAGTTCCAATGATCAACCTCCGTGAAGAGCTTGATAAACCAATAGAGAAACATGCCAACGCACATGAACAGTTGAAAAAGCGAGGATATGCGGTTTTCAAGCATGAGAGTCAGTTTCTGGATGGGATACCCAGTGAAGAAGGTACTGCAAAATATCTTGAGGAGAGTGCCCAGTGAGTCTTACTCTCCCAACCGACCCCCTCTCCTCACACATCCTTTTACCATTGAAGTGACTCTGGTGCTGACGGGCGATTGGAGTCTGCTGCAAAACATCGTAGGGGCCGATCGAGTAATCGCGTGGAACAGTGTGTGTCGCAAAAACACGGCGGATACCGACCTCAAAACAGTCACAAAACAGCAAGCTCCTGAAAAGGGATTCATCCCAACCACTCGACTTCAGCCTATCGCTGGCATCGCACATGTCGATCAGAACGCGGTGAGTGACTCTCTGGAATTAGCTTCCTAGCTTGAGGCTTGCAGCTAAAACCACTGCGCCAGGAATGGGGGTTTGAGCTTTGTGGGAAAGCCGCAAGTCAAGATGCCTCGACCTTTAAGCGTGTACAAATCATAAACCTTTGGCGTCCCCTTTCTGGTAAGCCTCCGCCACCCTTCCCCTCAAACTGAATCCTTTCcccccttcctcctctaTAGGACCTGTGACAAACGCTCCCCTGGCTATGCTCGACCCCACGACCCTCTCCCCAGCCGACATCTCTACCCACGCCTCCATGTTTGGCTTTGGCCATGACTTGCACTACTCGCCATCCCAGCAGTGGGCCTATATACGACATCAGATGCCGGATGAAGCCATCTTGCTGAAGTGTTACGATTCAGACCAAGGGAAGAACGGGGAGGTGTTATACTGTGGACATTCGGCGGCGCAGGTGGATCATGATGCAGAAGGCATAACGGAGGAAATAGTAAGACCGAGAGAAAGTATTGAAGTAAGACTTGTGGCTATTTGGGAGTAGTAGGGCTTAGCAGAAGGAATTCGTATTCGTTGACTGGGTGTCAAATATTAAGGTTATTAAGTTTGTTTACTGCGTTTACTCTCTCTCCGTCACGTTTCTCGATATCTGTGCTCGGGCGGTGGGAATAATCTGGTTAACATAAATTTATCCCTATTGTTTTCAAGCTGCTTACTAGAGGTTCCGCACTATTTCTCAGGTCAGTATGAAGGGGGAGGTTGATGGAGGCAGAGAGAATGAGTGCTCGTACCGTAGAAGCAACTTGAAATGTGGCTTGACGTAGCGGAATTGCCATCCTACGAACGCATGGAAAGCATGAAAATCACCGAAACCACCTTGTCATACAGTTTCCTGCCCTCAGTCTTTTCATTGATGATAATCAGAGATTATAACCGGTACGTTTGGGTAAACACAACCCCAGTAAGGCTCACCAAAACTGATGGTAATCTTTTGGTGACGGTAATAATACAAACTTTAAGCACACTGTACAGGCGGTTTGGAAACGCGATAGATGGCGCTAGACCCTCTCCATCTAATGGTAAATCTGTACTGATAAGGTGGCGAGTAGGCTGGTGGAATGAGTCCCCGCACTACGGTGACGGTAGAGTAGATATCAGAGTGAGCAAAGCTTAGCCCCTTCTCCGAGTGTTCGGGGTGAGCGGAAAGAAATCCATATGCTTACGCTTTCATCGATACGGATGATACCAGTACGATAATTTAATTGATGTGTTTGGTCTGTGACGGTAAAGCTAATGGTGATGGTTACAAGGGCGGGGCTTTATCACACTGTGATCTCGATCTATTACTCTAATAACCCTCGTCTAACCCTCGTCAGTCTCTTTCCTTCACAACAATAACACAGTTTTCCATCTATATACGTATATATCTGAACCCGAATGTGCGTCACGACTTTGCCGGCTATTTCGGTTCTTTTAGTTAATTAGGCTCCGGAGCATAATTACCTGTAACTTTGTTCTCAGCATCCCGAAGTAACTTGGTTGAGCTATTATCGTCTCAATTATTGTTTACTTTCTCGTCAGCTTATTACTTATACAATATGAGAGTCACCCTTCCGAATCCTCTGGGAGATCCCATAACGTTCGACTCCGCAGACTCGCCGGGCTTAGCTGCCATCCCTCCCCTTGCCCTTTTTACTCGATCGTCATCGCTCATCGGATTCTCGCGCCGGCCGCACTTCAAGATTATCCTGTTCCTCATAGGTTTTGTGTTCCTGTTGACATGGCATCCAAGTCCGCCTTTCCCCCCGAGCTATGACGAAGAATGGGCGTGGGAGAAGGCTGCGGTGGATGAGATAGGTGTGACCGGGAGGATGGTGCAGTTTGATATCCCAAAGGGGACTGGGTTTAATCATCAGTTGCAGCGTGTATTGTGAGTCGGTATGTCCTCTAGCCATAGCTGACAATGATGTAGGTTACAGCACCATATAGCTGTGCTCGGCAACAGATCACTATCATTTGAACCGTACTACGAGGATCAGACATTTCTCCCTTTCAACCCTGGACGCTGGCCTTGGAGGTCAGCAAGGATACCACTATCAGCATTTATCTCCACCGTTGTTTCGGGTTTCGAGACGCTGTACAATTCTCCGCGCGCCATTCCGTCAGTGTATTCACACACCTTTTGGGACTGACAGAAGACGGTAGACTTTATCAGCTGACTCAACGCCGTTGCAGATCGTGGTACTACCGTAATCAATGTTCAGCATCCAAAGAAAAAGTATACACGATTCGCTCAGAATCCAACCCTGATGGCGATATAGATTTACAAGATGATGGTCAAGCGAGGATACATCAGTTGCAAGTCATTCTCGCTGGAAGCGATGAGAAATGCGTTAGGATCATTGGCGAACCTTTTAACAATGAGTGAATTCCAATGATGTTCCCCATGATTCGGTCCTAGTCGTAAGCTGACCCCGCCCCTGGCTAGTTTCTTCAATTCCAAAGGCCCTTTAGATTTATACGATTCTTTCGTCACGTCTCCCGCCATGAAACATTTCTCATTCTCTTCCCGCgtcctctccatcctcaaCGATCACATGACCACACTTGCTCCACAGCATGAACCTTACGACCTTGCAACTGCGGCAAATGTGAAGAGCGAGGGTGAGATTAAAAACATGATGTGGAAACATGTTTTGGCACTGCACATAAGGAGGGGAGAAGATTGGGAGAGGGTTTGTGAAGGGAAAGGGGAGACTGCTGCGTATATCTTATCCATCGGTCCAAAACACTAGATATTGACTTCCCACGTTTAGCCCGTTTGTATCATTCAACAATCTCCCCCTCTTACCAGGCAACGAAAACGTCCCCCCTCCCCCCGACATGGTCCCTGCTACCCGAATCGGTCTCTACCGCGCCAAATGTCTCCCTGAAACATTGGATATCATCGCGCGTGCTCGCCGCATGCGTAAGAACCACCCTCTCTTGAAATCAGTGTATATCCTCACCGACGCGAATGACGAGTGGATAGCGAAGTTGAGGATGTGGTTGGAGAGTGAGGGATGGGATCATGTGTGGATAGGGAGGGAGGATGTATGGACGGGATGGAACAATAGGGAAGTTGGAGTGGCAGTTGATATGGAGGTAGCGAGAAGAGCGGGGGTGTTTGTGGGTAACGGAGTCAGTAAAAAATTGCAAGCCTACTTTGGGTACAATGCTAATGACATTATAGTTCTCGATGACTTCCTCTAACATTGCACTCTTACGTTCGAGGGATGGTATACATCCCGATCTTACTCAATTTTGGTAAATTGCTGTACTTTAGTAGAGATGGATTTTCCCGATGTTTAGAGCGTTGTATAAAAATATTCTTACAGAAATTCATCGTCTATCCCTTCTTCGCTCCTTGTGTCTCTCCTCCCGTTCCCTGTACTTCTCCCTTTCTCTAGCCCTATGTCTGCCCACCTCCCTCCTCTCTGTATCATGATGATGATCCCTCCTGCGTCCATCGTCCGAGTATCTTCCTTTCGCGAATCCAATCTCTTTCCTCGCGCCTGGTACTTGTGTAGCTTTTATAGCTTCTTCTTTACGTTTCTGCTCGGCCGACAGTGCGGCAGGACCGTGCGTGGGAATGGTAGATTCGAGGTGGTGACGGGTGAGCCAGCCGGTGGAAGGGAATGCGGTGGCTCGTTCGTCGATAGAGACGAATTCGACCTAGTCAAATGGTGATTATTGTTCGTCAGCAGCGTTGTCCATAGTGGAACATCGGATGCTAGAACTAATGGGCGAGGGGGAGAGGGGACCTTACAAGTTTAGTATATATATGAGGGTTAGCGAACGCGGAAGAAGATAAGAGCCGAGTGTTGATATGTTCCCCCTGGGTATACTTCAGCTTGAGGAAATGTTCCACTTTAGCCTTTAGTTTCTATCAGCAGTGCGAATGGGATAAAATTGATCGGAAAAGGATGAACTACCTTCAGCTTGAGGTCACACTCCGCCGGATCGACTTCAGGAGGAATACCCCAatcttcatcaccttcaACTTCTGCCGGGGTGATTACCATTCTCAAGATTTCATCATCACTCAAACCCTTTTCACGTGCTGTGTCCAGAATGCAACTGTCGGCATCTTTCGCTGTGCTTCTTTCGGATTTCGTCAACTCGGATTGGGCGGTATGAGTCAGGTTTTGGGGTAAAGTGTGATTAGATGGTTGGGCGCGAGTGGACGGTAGTGGCTGTGATGATTGTGATTGACGTTGACGTTTGGTCGGTCTGGCGTCTGCAGAAGGCGCTGGGGAAGCCTTATTAAATATAATTCCCGGAGGGGTTCTGGTTTTTGATGACAGGCCGTGTTTTACGGCAGGTGAGGCTGTCATGTAGATTAGACGAAGTCCCAAAAAGGGCCAATGGAACGTACCTGTCAATCCTTTTTGTCTCAGCCGCTAAGTTGTATGGTCCAAAGCCCGTGAAAGAAGTAACCCCAATAGGAAAGAAACAAAACgggaaaggggaagagCGTGATCAAATGTCCAGCTTCATTTGCAGCAAGCGACTTACAGATGGCCCCGCTCCTGCCTCAGGCGATGAGTCATCAGAGTAGTGTACGAGTCCTTGGGGTGTATTAATATTTGTCGAATATCGCTCTTTGATAATGAAGCTCACCTTGCATGGTTAGCGAATGAGCTGGAGCTTTTGTTGTAAAATCGGTTAATGGAATCATTGTCGAGAAATAAATCACTAATATACGAAACGATCGATGGTCAATCATTACGAGTAATTATTATTACTCGTAGTTAATAATTATCGCGTGCAGAATGGAAGCGGTGATGTCCGAAGACAAGGTGTCGTCATCTTCATGTATTATTTTATATAGGCAGTATCGATGGTATTTACTTtatatatatgtatgatGGTGAAAAATTAACAAAGCCGTTGTCAGTAGAATATCCCATTTTTTGTTCCCAATCAATTCCCCTTTGGAACAGTAATAAAATAGTACATAAATAGCTTGTCAACCGAAGACCTTTCGGAGGGTTTCAACCTTAACGCAAGAATTCAGCGACACAGACCTAGATGATGTCCATTTATTCGGCGCTGAAACAACTACAAACTTTATTAACCTGATTGGCCTTACAGTTACATTGGTCCAGACTCCAGAGCGATCTTCTCCATGTTCTTCGTCCATCGCTTCACATAAGGTAGCTCCTCATGCTCCCATGCTCCCATCCTTCCCTCTAGCCCTCATTAATCCTCGAATAGGCATACCATCCAACAAAGTTGAGTCTGCATGAGTAGCCGATGCGTCGTTAATGAAGAGTTTCTTGCCAACTTCATCATGGTATTTTAAAAGGGATTCAAGAGGATGGAGACGGTTACGGGATAATCGCCCATTGGTCTGACAAAACGATTTGGCAAGTTGGCTGTCACCTGATCGAGAATAGATTAGTTACTGCCGAATTTGGTGTGTACGTAGTATTCTCATGATTCGGGATCAAGCATTTTGTATACCTATACCGCTGTTAGAGATCACTGACTTGGATGGAGCAAAGTAGCGAAACCTACGGTAGGCGCAATGAAAGGTCTAACCTCAGCTGCTAGAGTTTGTTGATCCAGATCTCAAAGAATTTGCGTGAGCCTTTTCTCCTTCCGATGGGAAGAGTGTCTCGTTGAACAGTACATTTTGAGAGCTGTTTAATGTTAGTCGATATTCTCAGGCGTCGACTTGTGTTAAGAGAGGTTAACAACTGACCCACTGAGCAATCTTCCAAGAGCCTGTGATGTACTCATCCCCCACTTTGATAGTAATAGTTGGTATTGTTACATTAGGATTCATGACATCCTCAAAAAGGTAGCGAATTTCGCTGAAGCTCTTGTTGACACCTATATAGGTTACGCCAAGGATGCTGAGTTCTGCGGTTAGCCTTTGCAGGTCATACGGTCCCCCTGAGCCGTGATCACAAACAAAGACCAGAGTACACACGCAAAGTCGGCCTTGATCATCCACacaaaggaagaaaagatgGGCCGGGTATCGTTTGGCTTGGTGACGAGACCAAAGAGGGTAATGGCCGTAGACATGGAAGTGCTGAGAGTGGTTCAACAGATCTTCGTGTCATTTGCGTGTAATGGCGGTAATGGAAGGTGATTTGTGTAGATATCTATTGTTATTGGATCATATTGGACCCCACTTGGAGCTGTATGCTGATTCGGGCGGCTAACGAGGAGGCCGATCTGGTGCATCGATCGTCGCTTGATAGCAAAGAATACACTGGATACTGTCTTACCAAGCTGCCAAATACTTTCTCGTCCACCACCATTTAGGCCTGCCTCCACCACGTTCCAGTACTTCACGCATGGGTTTTTACTTCCGTGCTGAATGCTGATCATCAGTAGCGGCAGGTAATCAACGGAAGCATCCCGTCCAAATTTAGGGAGTGTCAGCTCGCCGAAGCAAACTTGTTGTAAGTTTTGCCCTCTAGCTTCGATGTATTTCAAAGCGAGTGGTGGAGCACACCATTCGTTCCTGTGGGTTGAGCGAGGACGGAGGTTGACAGTAATGACCTTTCATTGTCTGTTGTATCTAATGCTTGTAGATGGAATGCTGCGAACAGGTCCGGCAGGTGGAAGAGATTCTGGATAGTCTGCTTCTGTCAGGGACATTTGTGGAAAGGGAAAGTCGCAGCTGCCAAGCTGATGTAAACCAATGTTTTGTAGAATTGGTTCAAAAATTGTACAGGATATTTGGGATTGTGATAGATATTCAAAGACACCCTGCTCTGACCGTGATGAAAAAACGTCACTTGAAGGTGTAACCTGATAAGTGATATAGGCGCACACTTGCTGTATGTATGTATAATACCTCACCGGACAGCCAAATGAATGTTCTTCCGCCCATTATCTGCCCAACAACGCTCTGGCGGAGACCCCCGAGTAAGATGCCACTCTCAAATCGCCGACATGCCGTAGCTCAAAAGCCCCGTGGCTCAAAAGCGGTGACCTATGGCGTATGACGTTGTTTTACATTTTCAGGGTGCTCGGCCCAATTTGACTTGGCTGGCTTGGAAAATAAAAGATTTTCGGCAAGACTTGAGCACTAAGACGCGACTTTGACTTCCCAAAACACGGCCCCACCCTGAAATTCCTTAAACAAAAACTTAAAAACAGTAACTGTCTCGTGATTTGAGGGTGCAATTTCCTGAGTGGTCCCTTAGTGATGGGCTTGATTAGAAGAAAATTAGAAATTTACAGTTTTTCCTAATCATTCCCCTCTTTTCTAATCATTTTATTTAATCACAATCTTAATCTCAGGGTCTTCCTCACGCGTGGTTGCAGAGGCCAACGGGAAGGCAACAGACATCGCCTTCCTCTTTCATTTCTCATCTCCCAACTTGCATGTCCAACTGTTCTTTCCTACCACATTCATTCTTTACTCTCACGATCCCAGACGAAAACGTCTACAGCTCACGACGCCCGGTGTGACACGACTGCACGGCAACAGCAAGACCCAAGTCAAACGAGCACCTCACCGTCTCAGTGTTGTGCAGAAGGCGTGTAGAACCGCCGACAGGTAGAGAAGTGTAACTGTAACTGTAGGTGAGTGGGGTGATCCCAAAGTTGAGGATCGTCAATTGCAACAGTGGTTGTGAAGGGGCCAATGAATGCGCCGTGGTAGCTTTTGGCTTCGTTTGTGTTATTTCACGGTAGCGCACTTGGCGTCCTTTGTTTCACCACTCAACTTTCTTAGATGTCAGCACTGACTTGCGACTCTCTTAGCATCATGTCATATCCCAATCCACCACCAGCCCCGAAAGGGTCTGCTTCCTTTTCGTCAGCCTCATCCGATCCATTTAATCAAACCAACCAACTTCCCTATGACTCCAATGCACAATACGCTCCTCAACAGGCTTTCGCCCATCCCAATGCCCCAAATCCTGGCGCAGGTGGTGCTGGCGTAGCTCCTCCCGGACAGGGAGGGCAGTATGCTCCGTACTATGACAATGAACCCGAGATGGGTGGAAGGTGGGAGGGTGGCGGTATGGGCAGAGAAACTTGGGCCAGTGAGAGTGGATGGAGTCAAAATGGTGAGTTATTTGTAGATGGAAAGTGCTGCAGCTGACCATATGGTAGAACCCAACTATCCTTCCTCAGACTACCATGGAGGTCCCGGGTACTTGCCATCCCGTGCTTCGACTCCTACATTTGAAGGCAGCAACGCTGGTCACCGACCTCGCGAACCTTACCCTGCTTGGACTGTTGATTCCAACATCCCATTGTCcaaggaagagattgaagaCGTTTTGATTGATCTTGCTAACAAGTTTGGCTTCCAAAAGGACTCTTCTCGGAATGTCTACGACTTTCTCATGATCCAACTCGACTCTCGTGCTTCTCGAATGTCCCCTAACCAAGCTCTTCTTACTCTCCACGCTGACTACATTGGCGGTGAACATGCCAACTACCGCAAATGGTACTTTGCTGCTCAACTCGACTTGGACGACGCTATTGGTGCTGTGCAGAATCCTGGTCTTAACCGTGTGCGTTCTGTTGCCCGACGTGGCGGCAAGAGCAAAAACCCTCTCGCTACTGCCCAAGAAAAGTCTCTCGAATCTGCGACCTCTCGTTGGCGAACAGCTATGAACAATATGTCTCAGTACGATCGTCTTCGTCAAGTTGCCCTTTATTTACTTTGCTGGGGTGAAGCCGCTCAGGTCAGGTTTATGCCCGAATGTCTTTGTTTCATTTTCAAGTGTGCAGATGATTACTATCGATCTCCCGAGTGCCAAAACAGACAAGAAGCCGTTCCTGAGGGTTTGTACATGAGGGCTGTTATTAAGCCGCTTTACAAGTTCTTGAGAGATCAAGGGTACGAGGTCGTGGATGGCAAGTTCCTCagaagggagagagatCACGATAAGATTATCGGGTATGACGATGTGAATCAGTTGTTCTGGTACCCTGAAGGAATTAGTCGAATCACTTTGAACGACAAGGTAGGCACTCATGCTTTATGCTCGAGCCATACTGACTTTCCATCCAGACCCGACTTGTCGATATCCCACCCGCTCAGCGATTCATGAAGTTTGACAGGATAGACTGGAACAAGGTGTTTTTCAAGACATACCTTGAGAAGCgatccttcttccatcttttgGTCAACTTTAACCGTATCTGGGTTCTCCACATTTCCGTCTTTTGGTTCTTCACCGCCTACAACGCCCCCTCTATTTATGCTCCATCCGGATCAACGACAGCAACAACGCCAATGGCCTGGTCTATGACAGGTTTGGGTGGGTTCGTCGCCACCCTCATCATGATTGCTGCCACTCTTGCCGAATTCAGTTATATCCCTACCACTTGGAACAACACTTCTCACCTTACTCGTCGACTTATCTTCCTGTTAATTATCCTCGCTATAACGGGTGGACCGTCAATCTATATTGCGTTCTTTAACCAGACAGGTCGTGTTGCGTTGATCCTCGGTATTGTCCAATTTTTCTGTTCCGTCGTCGCTACCATCGCCTTCGCCACCCTGCCGTCTGGCCGAATGTTTGGTGACCGAGTGGCTGGCAAGAGCAGAAAGTACCTTGCGAACCAAACTTTCACTGCGTCTTATCCCTCTCTTGGCTTCTACCCTCGTGTCGCATCTTTCCTCCTTTGGTTCCTCATTTTCGGCTGCAAATTCACTGAATCCTATTTCTTCTTGACTTTGTCGTTCCGTGACCCGATGAAGGTCATGAACGGTATGAAGGTTCAGAACTGTCGCGACAAGTACCTTGGCAGCGGTTTGTGTATGAATCAGCCTGCCTTTGCTCTTGCTGTCATGTTTGTCATGGACTTGACTCTGTTCTTCTTGGATACCTTCTTGTGGTATGTCATTTGGAACACTGTCTTCTCTATCGCCCGAAGCTTTGCCATCGGTATGAGTATCTGGACCCCTTGGAAGGATATCTTCGCCAGGTTGCCCAAGAGAATCTATGCCAAAATCCTTGCTACGGATGATATGGAAGTCAAGTACAAACCGAAGGTCAGTTATTTGTGTTTGTTGATGTGTGTCATAAGCTGATCAATATACAGGTCTTGGTCTCTCAAGTTTGGAACGCCGTAATTATTTCCATGTACAGAGAACACCTTCTGTCGATCGAGCACGTCCAAAAACTTCTTTACCATCAGATCCAATCTGATCAACCCGGCAAACGTACTCTCAGAGCCCCCGctttcttcatctctcaGAACGAGAAAGGTTCCAAGGCCGAGTTCTTCCCCAAGGGCAGTGAAGCCGAGCGACGAATTTGTTTCTTCGCTCAGTCCCTCACCACCTCCATCCCTGCTCC
The sequence above is drawn from the Cryptococcus gattii WM276 chromosome N, complete sequence genome and encodes:
- a CDS encoding uncharacterized protein (Similar to TIGR gene model, INSD accession AAW47186.1), which gives rise to MPTPTSASQLTAIIGFSLPGSRLDHDESIYLTYDPSRSRPNEFIRVPMINLREELDKPIEKHANAHEQLKKRGYAVFKHESQFLDGIPSEEGTAKYLEESAHLLQNIVGADRVIAWNSVCRKNTADTDLKTVTKQQAPEKGFIPTTRLQPIAGIAHVDQNAEWGFELCGKAASQDASTFKRVQIINLWRPLSGPVTNAPLAMLDPTTLSPADISTHASMFGFGHDLHYSPSQQWAYIRHQMPDEAILLKCYDSDQGKNGEVLYCGHSAAQVDHDAEGITEEIVRPRESIEVRLVAIWE
- a CDS encoding Hypothetical Protein (Similar to TIGR gene model, INSD accession AAW47200.1), encoding MRVTLPNPLGDPITFDSADSPGLAAIPPLALFTRSSSLIGFSRRPHFKIILFLIGFVFLLTWHPSPPFPPSYDEEWAWEKAAVDEIGVTGRMVQFDIPKGTGFNHQLQRVLLQHHIAVLGNRSLSFEPYYEDQTFLPFNPGRWPWRSARIPLSAFISTVVSGFETLYNSPRAIPSWYYRNQCSASKEKVYTIRSESNPDGDIDLQDDGQARIHQLQVILAGSDEKCVRIIGEPFNNDFFNSKGPLDLYDSFVTSPAMKHFSFSSRVLSILNDHMTTLAPQHEPYDLATAANVKSEGEIKNMMWKHVLALHIRRGEDWERVCEGKGETAAPFVSFNNLPLLPGNENVPPPPDMVPATRIGLYRAKCLPETLDIIARARRMRKNHPLLKSVYILTDANDEWIAKLRMWLESEGWDHVWIGREDVWTGWNNREVGVAVDMEVARRAGVFVGNGFSMTSSNIALLRSRDGIHPDLTQFW
- a CDS encoding Hypothetical Protein (Similar to TIGR gene model, INSD accession AAW47201.1); translation: MVITPAEVEGDEDWGIPPEVDPAECDLKLKAKVEHFLKLKYTQGEHINTRLLSSSAFANPHIYTKLVEFVSIDERATAFPSTGWLTRHHLESTIPTHGPAALSAEQKRKEEAIKATQVPGARKEIGFAKGRYSDDGRRRDHHHDTERREVGRHRAREREKYREREERHKERRRDRR